From Polaribacter butkevichii, a single genomic window includes:
- a CDS encoding LacI family DNA-binding transcriptional regulator encodes MKQRYKKNIIKKKTTIKDIANVLNISPAAVSKALHNDTRISEKTKKAVRQVAKNLNYQPNYLASALRSGKSKLVGVIVPRTNSNFFSSVIQNLEEVLNKEGYNIIITQSNESFKKECASIDTLLYTQVDGIIASMANETVDLTYFEKVKKAGIPLIMFDRGENDLNVDYIGIDDYNSSQIIVKHLVDKGCKRIAHIGGFKHTRIFNNRIRGYIDALKKNNLPLNDELLIESNLSIKDGREKMTQLLSLKNRPDAVYVAGDYAALGALQVLKENNIKIPDEIALVGFGNEPFTSMTTPTITSIDQHSDEIGKQAAFAFLEHAKKAVVKQTFTKRILDVALIARDSTDRKHS; translated from the coding sequence ATTAAGCAAAGATATAAAAAAAATATTATCAAAAAGAAAACTACCATAAAAGATATTGCAAATGTTCTAAACATTTCACCTGCAGCTGTTTCTAAAGCCTTACATAATGATACTCGAATTAGTGAGAAAACAAAAAAAGCAGTTAGACAGGTAGCAAAAAATCTTAATTACCAACCAAATTATTTAGCAAGTGCTTTAAGAAGTGGAAAAAGTAAATTAGTTGGTGTAATAGTACCTAGAACAAACAGCAACTTTTTTTCATCAGTCATTCAAAATTTAGAAGAAGTTTTAAATAAAGAAGGTTATAATATTATTATTACACAATCTAACGAATCTTTTAAAAAAGAGTGCGCTAGTATCGATACCTTATTATATACACAAGTAGATGGCATAATTGCTTCTATGGCCAATGAAACTGTAGATTTAACGTATTTTGAAAAAGTTAAAAAAGCAGGCATTCCATTAATTATGTTTGATAGAGGTGAAAATGATTTAAATGTAGATTATATTGGTATAGACGATTACAATAGTAGCCAAATAATTGTAAAGCACTTGGTTGATAAAGGCTGCAAAAGAATTGCCCACATTGGTGGTTTTAAGCATACTAGAATTTTTAACAATAGAATTAGAGGTTATATTGATGCTCTAAAAAAAAATAATTTACCTTTAAATGATGAGTTACTAATAGAAAGTAACCTTAGCATAAAAGATGGAAGAGAAAAAATGACTCAGCTTTTATCTCTAAAAAACAGACCAGACGCTGTTTATGTTGCAGGTGATTATGCTGCATTAGGTGCTTTACAAGTATTAAAAGAAAATAATATTAAAATACCTGATGAAATTGCTTTGGTTGGTTTTGGTAACGAACCCTTTACATCGATGACTACACCTACAATAACAAGTATAGATCAGCATAGTGATGAAATTGGTAAACAAGCTGCCTTTGCGTTCTTAGAACACGCAAAAAAAGCAGTGGTTAAACAGACCTTTACCAAAAGAATTTTAGATGTTGCACTGATAGCTAGAGACTCTACAGATAGAAAGCATTCTTAA
- a CDS encoding sugar kinase, producing the protein MAKVVTFGEIMLRLAPQGFLRFSQANNFDAIYGGGESNVAVSLANYGVDVDFVTRLPKNDIGECAMMEMRKRGVGVDKIVYGGDRLGIYFLETGAVSRGSKVVYDRAHSAIAEIESGMIDWDAVFEGCEWFHWTGITPAISQGSADVCLEAVKAASAKGITISTDLNYRAKLWNFCDAAHRESIMTELTSYCDIILGNEEDAEMHFGIKPDGAAVQTAGHDVKAEAFLSVCKQMTEKFPRAKKVITTLRGSISASHNTWAGVLYDGKEMLQTRQYQITDIVDRVGGGDSFMGGLIYGLLTYPEDDQNALDFAVAASCLKHTIKGDANLVTVAEVEKLMGGDASGRVAR; encoded by the coding sequence ATGGCAAAAGTAGTAACATTTGGAGAGATCATGTTGAGATTAGCTCCTCAAGGATTTTTAAGATTTTCACAAGCAAATAATTTTGACGCTATTTATGGTGGTGGAGAATCTAACGTAGCAGTATCATTAGCCAATTATGGAGTAGATGTAGATTTTGTAACTCGTTTACCAAAAAATGATATTGGTGAGTGTGCAATGATGGAAATGCGTAAAAGAGGAGTTGGTGTAGATAAGATTGTTTATGGTGGAGACCGTTTAGGAATTTATTTCTTAGAAACAGGGGCTGTATCTAGAGGATCTAAAGTGGTTTATGACAGAGCGCATTCTGCAATTGCAGAAATAGAATCTGGTATGATCGATTGGGATGCTGTTTTTGAAGGTTGTGAATGGTTCCATTGGACAGGAATTACGCCTGCAATTTCTCAAGGTTCTGCAGATGTTTGTTTAGAAGCTGTAAAAGCTGCTAGCGCAAAAGGAATTACTATTTCTACAGATTTAAACTATCGTGCTAAATTATGGAATTTCTGTGATGCTGCACATAGAGAATCTATTATGACAGAATTAACTTCTTACTGTGATATTATTTTAGGAAACGAAGAAGATGCAGAAATGCACTTTGGTATTAAACCAGACGGAGCAGCAGTTCAAACAGCTGGTCATGATGTAAAAGCAGAAGCTTTTTTATCTGTTTGTAAACAAATGACAGAGAAATTTCCAAGAGCTAAAAAAGTAATTACTACTTTAAGAGGTTCTATTTCTGCTTCTCATAACACATGGGCAGGAGTTTTATATGATGGTAAAGAAATGTTACAAACACGTCAGTACCAAATTACAGATATCGTAGATAGAGTAGGTGGTGGAGATTCATTTATGGGAGGTTTAATCTACGGATTATTAACATACCCAGAAGATGATCAAAATGCATTAGATTTTGCAGTTGCGGCATCTTGTTTAAAACACACTATTAAAGGTGATGCAAATTTAGTAACAGTTGCAGAAGTAGAAAAATTAATGGGTGGTGATGCTTCTGGACGAGTAGCAAGATAA
- a CDS encoding T9SS type A sorting domain-containing protein: MKKITLLFALLITSIGFSQQQEYHLDFEEGTPSGIASNWYTFDNQPAPAEIVDNPNLNGVNTTASKVMKVVMGPGNAFYAGVNNKWEDSKFGTWKIDMGVVSNLTLTMDVHKNYVGTVGIKMGTNSAGTSFQITDQNVGNTVVNEWQTLTFDLSGINPNGDLSNISQMVVFVDWTQDMADRAPGNTIYIDNIKFNAEKLTDAPEVPVAGTASLPLDFESEITWSDFDGGVVSTETNPYKNADNTSAKVGKMVKFDGQPWGGSALTLSSAMDFANNDTFTMKVYSPRIGTKVLLKVENSADANTSFEKEVTTTIINGWETLTFDYATISKANSYDKLVLIFDNGTVGDGSANFTFYIDDIALTSSGVVLPTVALPLDFESATTWTNFDGGVVTTETNPHNNADNSSANVGKMVKNAGQPWGGSVVKLSSAMDFTANDTFTMKVYSPRANAKVLLKVENSASPATSFEKEVTITTANAWETLTFDYSAIPSGSYDSVVLIFDLGTMGDGSANYTFYIDDLMLFNAATASVSDNKQLNVSMYPNPTTSSLNISAESTIKNAAIYNILGKQVISLAINKNSESIDVSNLASGIYLIKYTVDNAIGTAKFIKE; this comes from the coding sequence ATGAAAAAAATTACTCTATTATTTGCTTTATTGATCACATCAATAGGCTTTTCTCAACAACAAGAATATCATTTAGATTTTGAAGAAGGTACGCCATCTGGAATTGCGTCTAATTGGTATACGTTTGATAACCAACCTGCTCCTGCAGAGATTGTAGATAACCCCAATTTAAATGGTGTAAATACTACTGCTTCTAAAGTAATGAAAGTTGTTATGGGACCTGGAAATGCTTTTTATGCAGGTGTTAATAATAAATGGGAAGACTCTAAATTTGGAACATGGAAAATAGATATGGGTGTTGTAAGTAACTTAACCTTAACTATGGACGTACATAAAAATTACGTAGGTACTGTAGGTATTAAAATGGGGACCAATAGTGCAGGAACATCATTTCAGATTACAGACCAGAATGTTGGTAATACAGTGGTAAATGAATGGCAAACATTAACTTTTGATCTTTCTGGAATAAACCCTAATGGAGATTTATCTAACATCAGTCAAATGGTTGTTTTTGTAGATTGGACGCAAGATATGGCAGATAGAGCACCAGGAAATACCATATATATAGACAATATTAAATTTAATGCAGAAAAATTAACAGATGCACCAGAAGTTCCTGTTGCAGGTACTGCTTCGTTACCATTAGATTTTGAAAGCGAAATAACTTGGTCAGATTTTGATGGAGGAGTTGTATCAACAGAAACAAACCCTTATAAAAATGCAGACAATACTTCTGCAAAAGTTGGTAAGATGGTAAAATTTGATGGTCAACCTTGGGGTGGAAGTGCCTTAACGTTAAGTTCTGCAATGGATTTTGCTAATAATGATACTTTTACAATGAAGGTATATTCACCAAGAATAGGAACGAAAGTTTTATTAAAAGTAGAAAATTCTGCGGATGCGAATACTAGTTTCGAAAAAGAAGTTACAACAACCATAATCAACGGATGGGAAACTTTAACCTTTGATTATGCAACTATTAGTAAGGCTAATTCGTATGATAAATTGGTCTTAATATTTGATAATGGAACAGTTGGAGATGGTTCTGCTAACTTTACTTTTTATATAGATGATATTGCATTAACTTCTTCAGGTGTTGTGCTTCCTACAGTAGCATTACCTTTAGATTTTGAAAGTGCAACAACATGGACCAATTTTGATGGAGGAGTTGTTACCACAGAAACAAACCCACATAACAATGCAGATAATTCTTCTGCAAATGTAGGTAAAATGGTAAAAAATGCAGGTCAACCTTGGGGTGGAAGTGTCGTAAAATTAAGTTCAGCAATGGATTTTACAGCAAATGATACTTTTACAATGAAAGTATATTCGCCAAGAGCAAATGCAAAAGTGTTATTAAAAGTAGAAAATTCTGCAAGTCCAGCTACTAGTTTCGAGAAAGAAGTAACCATAACCACAGCAAATGCGTGGGAAACTTTAACCTTCGATTATTCAGCAATTCCTAGTGGATCGTATGACAGCGTTGTTTTAATTTTCGATTTAGGAACTATGGGAGACGGAAGTGCAAACTATACCTTTTATATAGACGATCTTATGTTGTTTAATGCAGCAACAGCAAGCGTGTCAGATAATAAACAATTAAATGTGTCTATGTATCCTAACCCAACTACGAGCAGTTTAAATATTTCAGCAGAAAGCACTATTAAAAATGCTGCTATTTATAATATTTTAGGGAAACAAGTTATCAGTTTAGCAATCAATAAAAACAGTGAATCTATAGATGTTTCTAACTTAGCATCTGGTATTTATTTAATTAAATATACTGTAGATAATGCTATAGGTACTGCAAAGTTTATTAAAGAATAA
- a CDS encoding cellulase family glycosylhydrolase, which produces MTKLKLKFYALFIFSLISYGIQAQSIVDKHGRLRVDGNTIVDKSGTSISLAGNSLFWSSAGDSSDFYNSSTVNHLADNWNSSIIRIAMGVKESWDGGTGYIDSPIAQKNKIKKVIDAAIAKGIYVIIDWHTHEAENYQEESVAFFREMAELYGQNDNVIYEIYNEPIKQPWSVVKSYATQVINAIRSKDSDNLIIVGSPNWSQDVDVASQSPIVDSNTAYALHFYAGTHSGFLRDKVKKALNNGVAIFATEWGAVNADGKGDASVSETEEWMRFLKENKISHVNWAVSDKPEGASIINSGKGISGLQNDDLTATGVFVKDIIKNWSDDTPKNEDTTTTGKIECNTVECILNAMKNAKPGNEIVIAPGTYVALEKDNTNGRASLFFSAKDGNADKPIIIRAKDALNPPILKGKEGKYDGYVMRIIGDYWQIKNLILEDGSKGLVFDNANNGLIENITVRDIGEEGIHLRDGSSNNLVTGCNVSNTGVKKPGFGEGLYVGSDKSQHNNPYSPDCNNNTIENCIIGPNVAAEGVDIKEGTLNTIIRNCTFSAEGITGENSADAFIDLKGAYTFVYGNTFNLDGSTIINSAIDFQDRKTNYNTGYRNAVFNNTFNLGTRGADIPSMRAKGGSPSEIHFWNNTRNPNTADPTSSFSLKAMVLSCPSWNIVKCDNGDAGNSAPTVSIKLPNNGTKFTVGETISIEAIAADSDGSIAKVEFYNNNEKLGEDSSAPYKYSITNAQIGNYNLSVKAIDNIGATAEANITVTVSNVIDTDTSCVFNTPSPNALPTFTDAVFLNAHVLGTGGPDLSNLKKFRINWNSTSNILGRFAINTNNGVPTYYLDLKKKMTYDFSKSKPELTISNSGISNLDDSYWVAENNGNFVMVSKSGNFTIYFNNSTTAPSCNSVQSLQKVSEIKIKEQIKLYPNPVRNQQLTITHIPEKGAIVKIFDLQGKAVIKQTLENTSKTVLDISQLKTGLYVVSIQNKGVLKTILLSKL; this is translated from the coding sequence ATGACCAAACTAAAACTAAAATTTTACGCATTATTTATTTTTTCATTGATATCCTATGGTATCCAAGCTCAATCTATTGTAGATAAACATGGTAGATTACGGGTTGATGGTAATACTATTGTAGACAAATCTGGCACCTCTATTAGTTTAGCTGGTAACAGCTTGTTTTGGAGTAGCGCAGGAGATTCTTCAGATTTTTACAATTCGAGTACAGTGAATCACTTAGCTGATAATTGGAATAGTTCAATTATTAGAATTGCCATGGGTGTAAAAGAATCATGGGATGGAGGAACAGGATACATTGATAGTCCTATTGCTCAAAAAAACAAAATTAAAAAAGTAATAGATGCTGCAATAGCCAAAGGTATTTATGTTATTATAGATTGGCATACCCATGAGGCTGAAAATTATCAAGAAGAATCTGTTGCCTTTTTTAGAGAAATGGCAGAGTTATACGGACAAAATGATAATGTTATTTATGAAATTTATAATGAACCCATAAAGCAACCTTGGTCTGTGGTAAAATCCTATGCCACTCAGGTAATTAATGCAATTCGTTCTAAAGATTCAGATAATTTAATTATTGTAGGTTCCCCTAATTGGTCTCAAGATGTTGATGTTGCATCTCAAAGCCCAATAGTAGATAGTAATACAGCATATGCTTTACATTTTTATGCGGGTACACATTCTGGATTTTTAAGAGACAAAGTTAAAAAAGCATTAAATAACGGAGTTGCAATTTTTGCAACAGAATGGGGAGCTGTAAATGCAGACGGTAAAGGAGATGCATCTGTTTCCGAAACAGAAGAATGGATGCGTTTTTTAAAGGAAAATAAAATAAGTCATGTAAATTGGGCGGTTAGCGATAAACCAGAAGGAGCTTCAATTATAAATTCGGGTAAAGGAATTTCTGGGTTGCAAAATGATGATTTAACTGCAACAGGAGTATTTGTAAAAGACATTATAAAAAACTGGTCAGATGATACTCCTAAAAATGAAGATACTACCACTACAGGTAAAATTGAATGTAATACTGTAGAGTGTATTTTAAATGCAATGAAAAATGCAAAACCAGGAAACGAAATTGTTATAGCTCCAGGTACTTATGTTGCATTAGAAAAAGACAATACTAATGGTAGAGCATCTCTATTTTTTTCTGCAAAAGATGGTAATGCAGATAAGCCTATTATAATTAGAGCAAAAGATGCTCTTAACCCTCCAATTCTTAAAGGAAAAGAAGGTAAATATGATGGATACGTAATGAGAATTATAGGTGATTACTGGCAAATAAAAAACCTTATTTTAGAAGATGGTTCTAAAGGATTGGTCTTTGATAATGCAAATAATGGTCTTATAGAAAACATAACAGTTAGAGATATCGGAGAAGAAGGTATACATTTAAGAGATGGCTCTAGTAATAATTTAGTTACTGGTTGTAACGTTTCTAATACAGGTGTTAAAAAACCAGGTTTTGGAGAGGGTTTGTATGTTGGTTCAGATAAATCTCAACACAACAATCCTTATAGTCCAGATTGTAATAATAATACAATAGAAAATTGTATTATTGGTCCTAATGTTGCTGCAGAAGGGGTAGATATAAAAGAAGGAACTTTAAATACTATTATTAGAAACTGTACTTTTTCTGCAGAGGGAATTACAGGAGAAAATAGTGCAGACGCTTTTATAGATCTTAAAGGAGCGTATACCTTTGTGTATGGTAATACTTTTAATTTAGATGGATCTACAATTATAAATTCTGCAATAGATTTTCAAGATCGAAAAACAAATTACAATACAGGTTATAGAAATGCTGTTTTTAATAATACATTTAATTTAGGTACAAGAGGAGCAGATATTCCTTCAATGAGAGCAAAAGGAGGTAGCCCTTCAGAAATTCATTTCTGGAACAATACTCGTAATCCTAATACAGCAGACCCAACAAGTAGTTTTTCTTTAAAAGCTATGGTTTTATCTTGCCCTAGTTGGAATATTGTAAAATGTGATAATGGAGACGCAGGTAATAGTGCCCCTACCGTTAGCATTAAATTGCCTAATAATGGAACTAAATTTACAGTAGGAGAAACAATTTCTATAGAAGCTATTGCAGCAGATAGTGATGGTAGTATTGCTAAAGTAGAATTTTATAATAATAACGAAAAATTAGGTGAAGATAGTTCCGCTCCGTATAAATATAGCATTACAAATGCACAAATAGGAAACTATAATTTGTCTGTAAAAGCAATCGATAATATAGGCGCTACAGCAGAAGCTAATATTACCGTTACAGTAAGTAATGTAATAGATACAGATACAAGTTGTGTTTTTAATACGCCATCACCAAACGCGTTACCAACATTTACAGATGCTGTTTTTTTAAATGCACACGTACTTGGTACAGGAGGACCAGATTTATCTAATTTAAAAAAATTTAGAATTAACTGGAATAGTACAAGTAATATATTGGGCAGATTTGCAATAAATACCAATAATGGTGTTCCTACTTATTATCTAGATTTAAAAAAGAAAATGACCTATGATTTTAGTAAGTCAAAGCCAGAGTTAACTATCAGTAATTCGGGTATTTCTAATTTAGATGATTCTTATTGGGTAGCAGAAAATAATGGAAATTTTGTAATGGTTTCTAAAAGTGGAAACTTTACAATTTACTTTAATAATTCTACAACAGCACCAAGTTGTAATAGTGTACAAAGTTTACAAAAAGTTTCAGAGATAAAAATAAAAGAGCAAATAAAATTATATCCTAATCCTGTTAGAAATCAACAGTTAACAATTACCCATATACCAGAAAAAGGAGCAATCGTAAAAATATTCGATTTGCAAGGTAAAGCTGTAATAAAACAAACATTAGAAAATACATCTAAAACAGTATTAGATATTTCTCAATTAAAAACAGGTTTATATGTTGTTTCTATTCAAAATAAAGGAGTTCTAAAAACAATCTTACTTTCTAAATTGTAA
- a CDS encoding tetratricopeptide repeat protein, with amino-acid sequence MGTLVNNYIFKALESYPFDLEEVMEALNFALSYDDKNTMALTLMGRVYAEKLYKYEEAIAYFKQALAENIHAFEVYTPYINTLLWNEDYKEVEDFIDFALKVKGSDKALLYLKKAILYEQLKDYKTAITYIKLAKEHTFNSEFMADITIEKDRIKGKMPNKKKKKTKDHKNTDSKAKASKNKK; translated from the coding sequence ATGGGAACACTAGTAAATAATTATATTTTTAAAGCATTAGAAAGTTATCCTTTCGATTTAGAAGAGGTAATGGAGGCTTTAAATTTTGCGTTGTCTTATGATGATAAAAATACAATGGCATTAACTTTAATGGGAAGAGTTTATGCAGAAAAGTTGTATAAATATGAAGAAGCAATAGCTTATTTTAAACAAGCTTTGGCAGAAAATATTCATGCTTTTGAGGTTTATACACCATATATAAACACACTTCTATGGAATGAAGATTACAAAGAAGTAGAAGATTTTATAGATTTTGCATTAAAAGTAAAAGGATCTGATAAAGCACTTTTATATCTTAAAAAAGCCATTTTATATGAGCAATTAAAAGATTATAAAACAGCTATAACATATATAAAATTAGCAAAAGAACATACGTTTAATTCAGAATTTATGGCAGACATTACTATAGAAAAAGATAGAATAAAAGGTAAAATGCCAAATAAGAAGAAAAAGAAAACCAAAGATCATAAGAATACTGACTCAAAGGCAAAAGCTTCAAAAAACAAAAAATAA
- a CDS encoding peptidoglycan-binding domain-containing protein encodes MKQLIILLLLIIAFSIGFGKYQEYKRYNAPNVNYKTTKKLDLDYYNQETVLNYYKAIEDVNSFVKMQWTANDIDVRTPEDDTEKTKLAVKKYANKLAIIKYYESKLENSQILKANGLNNKEIQFLEETGTNFKAYQKSLAKNKIKRMFNPDKALINGHKTAFIYEIQKQLNKKGFEITTDGVYKIETLNAIKIFEEKNNLFADGVLDILTLDTLFE; translated from the coding sequence ATGAAACAACTCATTATTTTATTATTACTAATTATTGCTTTTAGTATTGGTTTTGGAAAGTACCAAGAATACAAAAGATACAACGCTCCTAATGTTAATTATAAAACAACGAAAAAATTAGATTTAGACTATTACAATCAAGAAACTGTACTTAATTACTATAAAGCCATTGAAGACGTAAATAGTTTTGTAAAAATGCAATGGACTGCTAATGATATAGATGTTAGAACCCCAGAAGACGATACTGAAAAAACTAAATTAGCTGTTAAAAAGTATGCAAATAAACTTGCTATTATTAAATACTATGAAAGTAAATTAGAAAACTCTCAAATTTTAAAAGCAAACGGTTTAAATAACAAAGAAATACAATTTTTAGAAGAAACAGGAACTAATTTTAAAGCCTACCAAAAATCTTTAGCAAAAAACAAAATTAAAAGGATGTTTAATCCTGATAAAGCTTTGATTAATGGCCATAAAACTGCTTTTATTTATGAAATACAAAAGCAATTAAACAAAAAAGGTTTTGAGATTACTACAGATGGTGTTTATAAAATTGAAACACTGAATGCTATTAAAATTTTTGAAGAAAAAAACAACCTATTTGCTGATGGTGTTTTAGATATTTTAACTTTAGATACTTTATTTGAATAA